One window of the Macaca thibetana thibetana isolate TM-01 chromosome 1, ASM2454274v1, whole genome shotgun sequence genome contains the following:
- the TXLNA gene encoding alpha-taxilin, giving the protein MKNQDKKNGAAKQSNPKSSPGQPEAGPEGAQERPSQAAPAAEAEGPGSSQAPRKPEGAQAKTAQSGALRDVSEELSRQLEDILNTYCVDTNQGGPGEDGAQGEPAEPEDAEKSRTYVARNGEPEPTPVVNGEKEPSKGDPGTEEIRQSDEVGDRDHRRPQEKKKAKGLGKEITLLMQTLNTLSTPEEKLAALCKKYAELLEEHRNSQKQMKLLQKKQSQLVQEKDHLRGEHSKAVLARSKLESLCRELQRHNRSLKEEGVQRAREEEEKRKEVTSHFQVTLNDIQLQMEQHNERNSKLRQENMELAERLKKLIEQYELREEHIDKVFKHKDLQQQLVDAKLQQAQEMLKEAEERHQREKDFLLKEAVESQRMCELMKQQETHLKQQLALYTEKFEEFQNTLSKSSEVFTTFKQEMEKMTKKIKKLEKETTMYRSRWESSNKALLEMAEEKTVRDKELEGLQVKIQRLEKLCRALQTERNDLNKRVQDLSAGGQGSLTDSGPERRPEGPGAQAPSSPRVTEAPCYPGAPSTEASGQTGPQEPTSARA; this is encoded by the exons ATGAAGAACCAAGACAAAAAGAACGGGGCTGCCAAACAGTCCAACCCAAAAAGCAGCCCGGGACAACCGGAAGCAGGACCCGAGGGAGCCCAGGAGCGGCCCAGCCAGGCGGCTCCTGCAGCAGAAGCAGAAGGTCCCGGCAGCAGCCAGGCTCCTCGGAAGCCGGAGG GGGCTCAAGCCAAAACGGCTCAGTCTGGGGCCCTTCGTGATGTCTCTGAGGAGCTGAGTCGCCAATTGGAAGACATACTGAACACATACTGTGTGGACACTAACCAGGGGGGGCCTGGCGAGGATGGGGCACAGGGTGAGCCAGCTGAACCCGAAGATGCAGAGAAGTCCCGGACCTATGTGGCAAGGAATGGGGAGCCTGAACCAACTCCAGTAGTCAATGGAGAGAAGGAACCCTCCAAGGGGGATCCAGGCACAGAAGAGATCCGGCAGAGTGATGAGGTCGGAGACCGAGACCACCGAAGGccacaggagaagaaaaaagccaAGGGTTTGG GGAAGGAGATCACGTTGCTGATGCAGACATTGAATACTCTGAGTACCCCAGAGGAGAAGCTGGCCGCTCTGTGCAAGAAGTATGCTGAACTG CTGGAGGAGCACcggaactcacagaagcagatgAAGCTCCTGCAGAAGAAGCAGAGCCAGCTGGTGCAAGAGAAGGACCATCTGCGTGGTGAGCACAGTAAGGCCGTCCTGGCCCGTAGCAAGCTTGAGAGCCTATGCCGTGAGCTGCAGCGGCACAACCGCTCCCTCAAG GAAGAAGGTGTGCAGCGGgcccgggaggaggaggagaagcgcAAGGAGGTGACCTCACACTTCCAGGTGACACTGAATGACATTCAGCTACAGATGGAACAGCACAATGAGCGCAACTCCAAGCTGCGCCAAGAGAACATGGAGCTGGCTGAGAGGCTCAAGAAGCTGATTGAGCAGTATGAGCTGCGAGAGGAG CATATCGACAAAGTCTTCAAACACAAGGACCTACAACAGCAGCTGGTGGATGCCAAGCTCCAGCAGGCCCAGGAGATGCTAAAGGAGGCAGAAGAGCGGCACCAACGGGAGAAGGATTTT CTCCTGAAAGAGGCAGTAGAGTCCCAGAGGATGTGTGAGCTGATGAAGCAGCAAGAGACCCACCTGAAGCAACAG CTTGCCTTATACACAGAGAAGTTTGAGGAGTTCCAGAACACACTTTCCAAAAGCAGCGAGGTGTTCACCACATTCAAGCAGGAGATGGAAAAG ATGACTAAGAAGATCAAGAAGCTGGAGAAAGAAACCACGATGTACCGGTCCCGGTGGGAGAGCAGCAACAAGGCCCTCCTTGAGATGGCTGAGGAG AAAACAGTCCGGGATAAAGAACTGGAGGGCCTGCAGGTAAAAATCCAACGGCTGGAGAAGCTGTGCCGGGCGCTGCAGACAGAGCGCAATGACCTGAACAAGAGGGTACAGGACCTGAGTGCTGGTGGCCAGGGCTCCCTCACTGACAGTGGCCCTGAAAGGAGGCCAGAGGGGCCTGGGGCTCAAGCACCCAGCTCCCCCAGGGTCACAGAAGCGCCTTGCTACCCAGGAGCACCGAGCACAGAAGCATCAGGCCAGACTGGGCCTCAAGAGCCCACCTCTGCCAGAGCCTAG